The region GGGTCCAAATAAGCCTGAGCTTAGAGGTGAAGAGGAATTTGTAAGAGTTGACTGGGATACGGCTCTTGACCTTGCCGCGAAAGCTTTAAAAGAAAATTTCGATAAATACGGTCCTGAGAGTATTTACGGCGAGTGCTACTGGTGGGGCGGTAGCGGTAAGGTAAGCTGGGGTAGAGCCACAGCTAGAAGGATGCTAACTATCCTTGGCGGATTTGTTTCAGAAGACGGCAACTACTCTTATGGTGCAGGCCACGTCGTAATGCCTCACGTTATCGGTACTATCGAGCCAAACGAAGCTCCAACTCGCTGGGAAGCCATACTAAAATCAGCCAAAACTCTAGTATTTTGGGGAACCGACCCGCTTGTAACAAACGAGATCGGCGTAGGCGTTCCGACACACGAGACATACCGCTACTATACAGCCCTAAAAGAGGCAAACGCAAGCGGCGCTAAGAAAATTTACGCCGTAGATACATACAAAAACAACACTATCAGATATCTAAACTCAGACTTTATCGGCGTAGTTCCAGGCACTGATACAGCGATGATGATAGGCATGTGCCACTATCTATACACAAACAACCTTTATGACGCGGAATTTATCAAAAAATACACAGTCGGCTTTAATAAATTTAAAGATTACTTCATGGGAACAACCGACGGCGTAGTAAAAGATCTTGCTTGGGCAAGCAAAATTTCACGCGTTCCTGTTAAAAAGCTGGAAGAGCTTTGCGTATCTTTAGCTAAAAACGAATCAATCATCCTAAGCGGTTTTGCTATCCAAAGACAAGATCACGGCGAGCAATCATACTGGGCGCTTATCACTCTAGCTTCAATGCTTGGACATATCGGAAAAGAGGGTTGCGGATTTATGGCATGCGACCAAGGACACAAGACAAGTGATGAAACTTACATAGCTCCTGTTCTTAAGGGCTTAAGCTCATTCCCAAGCGAAAAATACACTAAAGCCGATAGCCCATGGGTAAAAAACAAAAACTACATCATGCCAAACAGCCGTATGACAGACGCTCTTTTAAATCCGGGCATGGAGATGGAGAGAAACGGAGCAAAATGGAAGCTTCCTCACATGAGAGTTGCGTTTAGCGCGAGCGGATCGATCTTTACAAGACATCAAGAGATCAACCGCATGGTTGAAGCGTGGAAGAAATTTGACACCGTTATCACCGCAGAGCCTTACTGGACGGGTGGGGCTAAGATGTCGGATATCGTATTCCCGGTGGCGATCGAGCCTGAGAGAAACGATATAGACCAAAGCAACGGCACGGGCGAGTATCTATTTGCTATCAAAAAAGCTGTTGAACCTGCCGGCGAATCAAGAACAGACTTTGAAATTTGTAAAGGAATTTGCAAACGCTGGGGCATGGAAGAGGTCTTTACCGAGGGCAAAACCGAGATGGAATGGGTAAAAGAAATTTATGCCGACGCGATGAGTCAAGCAAAAGGCCTTGGATATGACAAGATGCCTAGCTTTGATGAGTTCTGGGAGAAGGGCTACGTCAAATTTGATAAAAAAGACGACGAGAAAAAATACTTCACCAGATTTGCAAACTTTAGAGAAAATCCAAACAAATTTAGACTCGGCACTCCATCGGGCAAGATCGAAATTTACTCACCTGTTATCGCGAAAATGGGGTATGATGACTGCATGGGACACCCTGCTTGGTTTGAGCCGTTTGAGTGGCTAGGAAACGAAAAAATAGCTAAAAAGTATCCTTTAGCGCTTAACACCCCACACTCACGCTTCCGCCTTCACTCGCAGCTAAACAACTCGGTTGTTAGACACTATACATCCGTAAACGGCAGAGAGCCGATGTATATAAGTAAAAGTGCAGCTGAAAAAAGAGGCATTAAAGACGGCGATATCGTAAGAGTATTTAACGATCGCGGCGAAATTCTAGCGGGTGCAATCGTAAGCGATATAGCGCAAGACGATGTTATCATCATCTGCGAAGGCGCTTGGTACGATCCTGAGGTTTGGGGCAAAAAGAGCCTTTGCCAACACGGTTGTGTAAACGTACTTACAAAAGATAAAGGCACAAGCAAGCTTGCTCAAAGCAACGTCGCTCATACGAACCTAGTTCAAGTTGAGAAGTACAAAGGCGCTATCAGACCTATTAGAGCATTCTCTAAACCAAAAATTCTAAACGCTTAGTTGATTTTAGCGGGGAGGCAACTCCTCGCTTTTATCTTTAATATATACATTTGCATTTCTTTTTGTAAAGTTGATAATAGAAATAGATTTTTAATTAAGAAAAATTAATATATGAGATTAATAAACTATTTTTTATCATGATTAATAAATATAAATTATAAATATCTTGGATGTTTTAATAATAAGCAATGCTAAATATAACTTATATTATATGATAATTATAAATATTAATAAAAAATAATGATTAAAATATAATGTTTTTATCATTTTTAATTTTTAAAATATCGATTTTAACGTATTTTGATACAAATATCACAAAATCATAAGAAATATTAATTTAAATTTGAGTTTTAAAAAAGTATAATTCCGAAATTTTTAACTAAAATTCATAAGGAAGGAGTATGCCGAATTTTATCACTAAAAATTTTTCAAAGCCTCAAGGGGTGTTTGGAGTATTGCTTTTAAACTTTATGAATAGGATGCACAAAAAATCTGAAGCATGGGCGCTATCAAAGATTCAGATTAAAGAGGATATGTGTATTCTTGACGTTGGATGTGGAGGCGGAGCTAATGTGTATAAAATTGCCGATAGATTAAAAGATGGCTGTATATTTGGAGTGGATTACTCTAAAGATTGCGTTTTATGCAGCAAAAAGCTCAATCAAAAAGCTATCAATAAAGGAAAAGTGCGGATCATAGAGGCCTGTGCATCAAATTTACCTTTTGAGGACGAGAAATTTGATATTATAACCGCTTTTGAAACCATATATTTCTGGCCTGATTTAAAGAAGGACTTCAAAGAGATAAGAAGGGTTTTAAAAACCGGCGGGATATTTTGCATACTTACTAAAGCGAGTTTAAAAAGGTCCGGGTGCAAGTGGGAGAAAGCTATGCTAAATAAGCACGTTTATCTATTTGATGAGGTGCTGGATATGTTAAGAGAGGCTAAATTTAGCAGCTATGAGCATATTTTACACGAAAACGGCAAATGGAATTTGTATATAGGCGTTAAGTAGTTTTCTTGCTAACCGCAGCTGAATTTGTAAGAATATCGTGCAAATTTAGCCTATCTTTTCTGAAAAAACACAGGCAAATTCCAATCAAACTAAAACCCGCTAAAACAAAGCATACATAGCGAACAAACGCGTGAAATAATCCTAACTTTTGCCCGTTTTTCAAATTCACAAGATAGATGCCTTGGCTTTTATAGCCCGGGGTTTGCGCTTTGATGCTTTGAAAAAGGCAGATGATAACTCCAAATAAAAAATTCGTGATAAATATCGCTAGCTGGTTGTTTTGAAACTCGTTTTTGCCGTCTAAAACAGCATAAGTCGTGATATAAAGAATTGGCATAAGTATGAAAAAAACATCGGTTATAAAGGCCTTTATCCGCGAAGGCACACTTGCGATGATTGCTTTTTGCTTTGCCAAATTTACTCCTGTTTTGATATTAAATTTGCTCTACTAGGAGCAGGATAAATTTAAATTATCCCTGCTTAAATCCGCTAAAATTTGTTAATTTCCTCTGCTGCCCGGCTTTATGGCTATGCTGCCATCCTTGCATAGTGGGCAGTTTTGCGGTTCGTAAATTTCAAATTCAAAATTTCCAAGCGCAAAGATCGGAAGATCACTTGGCAGCTTGCAGCTTGGTTTACGCTCGTTTTTTAAATTTGTTAGCGGACAAAAGCCTCTGTTTGCAATTGCAGCAAAGGCAACCACCTCTCCGCCAAGATCCCTGATAATATTTGCCGCCTCAAGCGCAGAGCCGCCGGTAGTGATGATATCTTCGCAGATGATGAATTTCTCGCCCTCATGCACTTCAAAGCCGCGGCGCAGAGTCATCACTCTATCAACTCTTTCGGTAAATATAAACCTCTTTTTTGCCGCGCGAGCAAGCTCATATCCTGCTAAAATTCCACCTATTGCAGGCGAGCATACGGTGTCAAACTTAACCCCCGCTTCAGATATAACGCGAGCTAGTTCATCGGCTAGTTTGCCTGCTATCATTGGATTTTCAAGCACTTTGGCACTTTGAAGATAAAACTGTGAGTGGTTACCGCTAGTTAGTAGAAAATGCCCCTTAAGATAAGCACCCGCCTCTTTGTAAATTTGCTCTAAATTCATACTTTAGCCTTTTAAATTTTTAAGTTTATCTTAGCACGCAAGCGCTTAAGCTACTCTTTTTCTAAGAAGAAAGCAGGCGTTGCTCTAAGTAGCGTATATCCTTGACTTGGACTCACTTTAAGCTCAAGCCAGTCTATCACAAGTACTCCTTTATCTGTGTATATCACAAGCATATCGTCTGCAAGCTGATTTATAATTTCGTAAGAATAAACAGTGTAAAAATCAAGCCCTCGCTTCTCAAATACGCGCTTGATATGATCGTTCATGTTGATTGATACGATTTTTTGATCATCTTTAAAAATTTCTATGAAGCCTTGCTCTTGCAATGCCTCTCTTTCGTAGTTTAAGCTATCTACTATCAAGTTTTTATATCCCGATAGTGCAATCTGAGTGCTACTTAGCTTTAAGCTTCTATACTCGGTTGCCTCTTTGGCGGACTTTGGCAAGTAGCCATAATGCGTTAGTTCGTCAAGTAAATTTTCATTGTTTGGCAAAGAGTAGTTGTTGTCTAGGTTTTTGATCGCATACGCCATATCGGCTAGTTTGATCTTGTCATTTGAGCTTAAATTTGAGATGTCTATCTTTTTTACTTCACCGTTTTGGTCGGTTAAATTTAACTCGTTTAGATAAGAGTGTAGCCTTGAAATTTGCGAATTTAGGGAAATTTCTCTGGCGTCTATAACAAAAAATGTTATTAAGATCAGACTCACGCTTATAACGGCACAAATTCTATAAGAAAATAGCCTTTTAACCATCATTAGTATGTAGATTATCGTTGCTAGGGTAGCTGCTGCGATGAGATAAATTCTGCTTGGAGTTAGACCATATGTATCCGTTCGCTCTAAAATTCCAACCCATAAAAGTATGAGAGTAGCTGAGCCTAGATAGGCAAAAAATTTATAAAAATTTGAGATTTTACTTGTTTTAAGAGTATTCCTTGAGCCTAAATTTAGCACACTATCTAAGGCTGTTAGGATAAATCCCGCAAGCAGATAAATAAGCACGATAATCGCTACTCCACCCTTTGGTAGGCCACTTATAAAGGCGATATTTGCCATATAAAGATAAAGTATGCCTGTGTAGATGATAAGAGTGGGTGTTAGGATGAAATTTAAAATGTTTTTTAAAAGTTGGTTTGAATCCCTAAAATAAAATTTATCCTCAAAAAGCAGAAATAAAAACGGCACGAGTGCGATAAAATTTGCCACATGAAAGTTGACCAAAAAATTTACTCTATACAAATCGGTATCAAAAAAGTAGTCAAATGCCGCAATTATCAAGCTTATAATGATGGCTAGTAGTGCAAATATACCAAACGCCAAGGCTAAATTTAAAATTTTGCTTATCGCATTTTTGATAAATCCTTCGTCGTCTTTTGCAAATTTATCAGCCAAAAGCGCAATCGCCGCTATAGTATAAACAGCCCAAAATTTTTCATTATGGAAATAAAAATCACTTTTATACTCTAGGGCATAAACAAGAAAAGAGCCGATTATCGGCACTAAAATAGAGAATTTGTAAGCAAATTTATTGTACTTGCTTAGATAGATGACAACTAGATAAAGTGGCGAAAATAGCCAGTATTCAAAGTTTGCTTCTAAAAATTTATACGGCAAAAACAAAGCAGCGAGCGCAAACCCAAAAGCTGTTAAAATTTCGATCTTGTGAGATGAGATAGTAGGTTTGATTTGTTGCAAGACAGGTAAAAGCGCACTCATCACTCTCCTTTGTAAATTTCGGCTAAATTTGCAAGCTAGAGATTACGGCTTGTTTAGAGTGACAAGCCGTAAATTTGGGCTTAAACTTTAAGTAGTTCAGCCTCTTTTTCTTTTACTAAAGTATCAATTTTATTGGTGTATGAATCGGTAATTTTTTGCACTTCGTCTTGAGCTTTCTTGCTCTCGTCCTCGGTGATTGATTTGTCTTTTTCAAGTTTTTTTACATCATCGTTAGCGTCTTTTCTTATGTTTCTAACGCTTACTTTTGCCTTTTCGCCCATGGCTTTTGCATGCTTTGCATTTTCTTGTCGTTGCTCAACCGTCATAGGAGGGAAAAATAGCTTCACACTCTCGCCGTCGTTGTTTGGCGTTACGCCTATATTTGCCGCAGAGATCGCTGCCGTGATAGTTTTTAGCATTGATTTTTCCCACGGAGTTATGCTGATAGTGCTTGCGTCGCTTGTTAGTACGGTTGCAACTTGATTTAGCGGAGTTTGACTTCCGTAATAATCAACAAAGATGTTATCAACTATGCTTATGTTTACTTTGCCCGTGCGAAGAGTTGAAAAGTCGCGCTTAAGACCGTCTATGCATCTGTCGCAAGACTCTTTTTGTTTGTTATAAATTTCATTCAGCATTTATATCCTTTACTAGAATTTTTGTTGTCGTTTTGCCGTTTACTTTTAGGCTCATTCTTACTTTGTATCTGTCGATAGGCTCTTTAAATTTAACATTCATAGTGCCGTCTTCGAGCTTTACTTTTTTAGTTCCTCTGCCTGTGACTGAAAGATATCCAAATGACGCATTTTCGTCGGTTTTAATTATAACTTCACCTATTTTATTATTTTTTGGGTAGTCTTTTGGCATTATCCATTCGGCTTTTAGAAATTTGATTGCAAGCGCAGATTTTAGATTAGTTTCGTTTACAAGGGGAGTTCGATCAAGCTCAAGCAAGTCGCTACCTTTGCCGACTGCGCTTGAATTTTGAGCTAGTAAAACTTCAAGCCCGTATTCTACAGATAGATTTCTTATTTTATCATTGTATTCTCCGTACGGATAAGCAAAATACTTTGGCTTATAGCCCATGTGCTTTTCAAAAATTCTAATACCGTCTTCAAAATCATGTTTTAATCTATCGTCACTTAGCCCTATCATATGCAAGTGTCCGTAGGAGTGATAGCCGATTTCGCCGTATTTTGCCGCCTCTTTGATCTGCTCAAAGGTCATGAAATCGCCATATTTTTTGGCACTTGCTTCAACGTAAACCATCAAAGCAAATGGATATCCGTACTCGATAAATATCGGAAGTCCGTTTTCATAAAAGCTCTTATATCCGTCATCTACCGTTAAAACTACCCATTTATCCGGAATTTCCTCGTCGTTTTTAAGAGCATTTACCAGTTTTGAAAGAGGCACCACCTCATATCCGTTATTTTTGAAAAACTCAAATTGCTCTCTTAAATTTTCATTAGAGATATTTGTGCTTGGGTGTCTTGGATCGTTAAATCTATGATAGTTAAATATGTGCGCATCAGCCCAAAGAGAAACGCTTGCAAGCAAAAACGCCAAGCAAAATTTCAAACAGATATTTTTAACCACTTTTTTCTCGCAAATTTATTTAGTCGGTGCTATAGGTGCAGCAGGAGCACTTGGTGCGACAGGCGCGGCTGGAGTTGCGCTAGGAGCCGGAACTGTGATGTTTTTCGTATCTACGCTATCAATTAGCGATTTTTTTGTTTGAGTGTTGTAAGTGTAACCTAAGGCAAGCGTGTTTAAGATGAAAATAACGCCGACTACAAAGGTAAATTTAGCCAAAAATCCCGCAGGCCCTTTTGCGCCAAATAAGCTTTCGTTACTTCCGCTGTATGCGCCAAGTCCGATTGAAGAGCTCTTTTGAAGCAAGACGGCTACGGTTAAAATTGCCGCTAAAACGAATTGTAAAACCAAAAAGAATGAACTCACAAAAAATCCTTTAAATTTGAAAATAATTAGTAGCGATTATACTAAAAAAGTTTTAAAAATTCTCTAAATTTCTTTTTCGATTTCGTAAAGATCGTATCTGATAGATTTGAAAATTTCCGAATTTGTAGCATCGATAAGCTTAAAGCATTCCTCTAAAACCCTTGCACTCTCTTGTGCGCGTTTTAAATTTGCTATTTGTAGATCCGCTAAATTTGCTCTATCAAATTCGCTTTTTACGCTTGGTTTTAGCACATCGTTTTTAGCGTCTCGAAATTTTATAAATTCGCTTGAGTCGATTTTGGCTTTGTGTCTGAGTGTTTTGATTTTAGAAGAGAGGACAAAGTCGTCAAAGACATATCTTCTGATGTCCTCAACGACTCTTAAACCCTCTTTGAGTCTATTTAAATTTGCGTCAATTACTCTGTAAATACGCTCATTTAAATCGCCGCTCATTTTACTCTCTATTTAGAATTCCTAAAATTTGAAGCAGTGAAGTAAATAGATTTACAAAGTCAAGATATAGTGCAACCGCTCCTTCTATCGGAGTTTCGTAGTTGCCGCGAATGATATTTTGCGTATCATAAAGGATATACGCACTAAATAAAATCGCGCTTACGCTTGAGATAACAAGCTGAAAAATCGGGCTTTTGAAAAATAGATTCATAATAGCCGCTACTATCACTACGATAAGCGTGATGAAGAGCATTTTGCCCATAGCTGTAAAATCTCTTTTTGTATTCATCGCAAACACGCTTAATGCACCGAATGCAACAGTCGTAAGCGTAAATGCTTGAGCCACTATGCTAGCGCCGCCAGGCATTGCTAAAACCGAAGCTAGAAGCGGAGTAAGCGTAAGACCGCTAACAAACGTAAATGCAAAAAGCAATACTAAATTTAATCCCGCTTTGCGTTTAGCCGCCATAAGACCGAATAAAAGCCCCAGTTCAACTACGACAAGACCGATGAATAGAGGTAAATTTCCTATAAACATATGCGCTATGCCAAGACCGACATATGCTCCAACGCTTGCTGCTAGAAGTGAAGCGGCAAACAGCTGGTAAGTCTGCTTGATAAACGTGCTAAGCGAGCTTTGCGAATACTCTCTCGCCAACTCTTGTTCGTGTGAGTTTGCATAATTTCTATTGTATAAACTCATCAATTCTCCTTATGTAATTTTTTATAAATTTATCCAAAAAATAGTAAATAAAGTATAAAAGATTTTTTAAAACCACCAAAAAATGTTATTTCACAAGCCGTTAACCAACCTTGAGAGCGTTTTTGATATAATTTTAAAAAATAAAATTTCGGAGTAGCGATGGAGGCACTTTTAGACGGCGCTGTTAAATTCATGGAAGAGGGCTTTTTAGAGCACAAAGAGCTGTTTGAAAGTCTTGGACAAAAGCAAATTCCACATACTCTTTTTGTAGGCTGTATCGACTCGCGAGTG is a window of Campylobacter sp. CCUG 57310 DNA encoding:
- a CDS encoding DUF4153 domain-containing protein; protein product: MSALLPVLQQIKPTISSHKIEILTAFGFALAALFLPYKFLEANFEYWLFSPLYLVVIYLSKYNKFAYKFSILVPIIGSFLVYALEYKSDFYFHNEKFWAVYTIAAIALLADKFAKDDEGFIKNAISKILNLALAFGIFALLAIIISLIIAAFDYFFDTDLYRVNFLVNFHVANFIALVPFLFLLFEDKFYFRDSNQLLKNILNFILTPTLIIYTGILYLYMANIAFISGLPKGGVAIIVLIYLLAGFILTALDSVLNLGSRNTLKTSKISNFYKFFAYLGSATLILLWVGILERTDTYGLTPSRIYLIAAATLATIIYILMMVKRLFSYRICAVISVSLILITFFVIDAREISLNSQISRLHSYLNELNLTDQNGEVKKIDISNLSSNDKIKLADMAYAIKNLDNNYSLPNNENLLDELTHYGYLPKSAKEATEYRSLKLSSTQIALSGYKNLIVDSLNYEREALQEQGFIEIFKDDQKIVSINMNDHIKRVFEKRGLDFYTVYSYEIINQLADDMLVIYTDKGVLVIDWLELKVSPSQGYTLLRATPAFFLEKE
- the secG gene encoding preprotein translocase subunit SecG; the protein is MSSFFLVLQFVLAAILTVAVLLQKSSSIGLGAYSGSNESLFGAKGPAGFLAKFTFVVGVIFILNTLALGYTYNTQTKKSLIDSVDTKNITVPAPSATPAAPVAPSAPAAPIAPTK
- a CDS encoding molybdopterin-dependent oxidoreductase, coding for MKRRSFLKLSALAGVSLQANSMANASKTLFDQRKVFCANRFGPFYANVVSGKITSIEPFEGDRFSTTLNNAIPDAIQNESRVLYPCVRKSYLEKKGPNKPELRGEEEFVRVDWDTALDLAAKALKENFDKYGPESIYGECYWWGGSGKVSWGRATARRMLTILGGFVSEDGNYSYGAGHVVMPHVIGTIEPNEAPTRWEAILKSAKTLVFWGTDPLVTNEIGVGVPTHETYRYYTALKEANASGAKKIYAVDTYKNNTIRYLNSDFIGVVPGTDTAMMIGMCHYLYTNNLYDAEFIKKYTVGFNKFKDYFMGTTDGVVKDLAWASKISRVPVKKLEELCVSLAKNESIILSGFAIQRQDHGEQSYWALITLASMLGHIGKEGCGFMACDQGHKTSDETYIAPVLKGLSSFPSEKYTKADSPWVKNKNYIMPNSRMTDALLNPGMEMERNGAKWKLPHMRVAFSASGSIFTRHQEINRMVEAWKKFDTVITAEPYWTGGAKMSDIVFPVAIEPERNDIDQSNGTGEYLFAIKKAVEPAGESRTDFEICKGICKRWGMEEVFTEGKTEMEWVKEIYADAMSQAKGLGYDKMPSFDEFWEKGYVKFDKKDDEKKYFTRFANFRENPNKFRLGTPSGKIEIYSPVIAKMGYDDCMGHPAWFEPFEWLGNEKIAKKYPLALNTPHSRFRLHSQLNNSVVRHYTSVNGREPMYISKSAAEKRGIKDGDIVRVFNDRGEILAGAIVSDIAQDDVIIICEGAWYDPEVWGKKSLCQHGCVNVLTKDKGTSKLAQSNVAHTNLVQVEKYKGAIRPIRAFSKPKILNA
- a CDS encoding Bax inhibitor-1/YccA family protein, coding for MSLYNRNYANSHEQELAREYSQSSLSTFIKQTYQLFAASLLAASVGAYVGLGIAHMFIGNLPLFIGLVVVELGLLFGLMAAKRKAGLNLVLLFAFTFVSGLTLTPLLASVLAMPGGASIVAQAFTLTTVAFGALSVFAMNTKRDFTAMGKMLFITLIVVIVAAIMNLFFKSPIFQLVISSVSAILFSAYILYDTQNIIRGNYETPIEGAVALYLDFVNLFTSLLQILGILNRE
- the pyrE gene encoding orotate phosphoribosyltransferase; this encodes MNLEQIYKEAGAYLKGHFLLTSGNHSQFYLQSAKVLENPMIAGKLADELARVISEAGVKFDTVCSPAIGGILAGYELARAAKKRFIFTERVDRVMTLRRGFEVHEGEKFIICEDIITTGGSALEAANIIRDLGGEVVAFAAIANRGFCPLTNLKNERKPSCKLPSDLPIFALGNFEFEIYEPQNCPLCKDGSIAIKPGSRGN
- a CDS encoding class I SAM-dependent methyltransferase, producing the protein MPNFITKNFSKPQGVFGVLLLNFMNRMHKKSEAWALSKIQIKEDMCILDVGCGGGANVYKIADRLKDGCIFGVDYSKDCVLCSKKLNQKAINKGKVRIIEACASNLPFEDEKFDIITAFETIYFWPDLKKDFKEIRRVLKTGGIFCILTKASLKRSGCKWEKAMLNKHVYLFDEVLDMLREAKFSSYEHILHENGKWNLYIGVK
- a CDS encoding thiamine-phosphate pyrophosphorylase, whose protein sequence is MSGDLNERIYRVIDANLNRLKEGLRVVEDIRRYVFDDFVLSSKIKTLRHKAKIDSSEFIKFRDAKNDVLKPSVKSEFDRANLADLQIANLKRAQESARVLEECFKLIDATNSEIFKSIRYDLYEIEKEI
- a CDS encoding polysaccharide deacetylase family protein, with the protein product MVKNICLKFCLAFLLASVSLWADAHIFNYHRFNDPRHPSTNISNENLREQFEFFKNNGYEVVPLSKLVNALKNDEEIPDKWVVLTVDDGYKSFYENGLPIFIEYGYPFALMVYVEASAKKYGDFMTFEQIKEAAKYGEIGYHSYGHLHMIGLSDDRLKHDFEDGIRIFEKHMGYKPKYFAYPYGEYNDKIRNLSVEYGLEVLLAQNSSAVGKGSDLLELDRTPLVNETNLKSALAIKFLKAEWIMPKDYPKNNKIGEVIIKTDENASFGYLSVTGRGTKKVKLEDGTMNVKFKEPIDRYKVRMSLKVNGKTTTKILVKDINAE
- the frr gene encoding ribosome recycling factor — translated: MLNEIYNKQKESCDRCIDGLKRDFSTLRTGKVNISIVDNIFVDYYGSQTPLNQVATVLTSDASTISITPWEKSMLKTITAAISAANIGVTPNNDGESVKLFFPPMTVEQRQENAKHAKAMGEKAKVSVRNIRKDANDDVKKLEKDKSITEDESKKAQDEVQKITDSYTNKIDTLVKEKEAELLKV
- a CDS encoding RDD family protein codes for the protein MAKQKAIIASVPSRIKAFITDVFFILMPILYITTYAVLDGKNEFQNNQLAIFITNFLFGVIICLFQSIKAQTPGYKSQGIYLVNLKNGQKLGLFHAFVRYVCFVLAGFSLIGICLCFFRKDRLNLHDILTNSAAVSKKTT